A genomic segment from SAR324 cluster bacterium encodes:
- a CDS encoding biopolymer transporter ExbD: MISTRPFHGLPSPESDPENSIDLTSLLDVMFILLIFFILTAGITHIYTEINLPQTTEGAPPVSTLDEPLLIEIHASDNWIIAGKPVAKFEDLKTAIIEFRKTKPEGEYVIAPENNIEINRLLSLLNFMASLEIDKVQVISVTEPTRP; this comes from the coding sequence ATGATTTCAACCAGGCCATTTCATGGTTTGCCATCCCCGGAATCTGATCCGGAAAATAGCATTGATCTGACTTCATTGTTGGATGTTATGTTCATTTTGCTGATTTTTTTCATTTTAACAGCAGGAATCACCCATATTTATACCGAAATAAATTTGCCTCAGACAACCGAGGGAGCACCCCCTGTTTCGACTCTTGATGAACCATTACTGATAGAAATTCATGCTTCAGACAACTGGATTATAGCAGGAAAACCAGTTGCGAAATTTGAGGATTTAAAAACGGCAATCATTGAATTCAGAAAAACCAAGCCTGAAGGTGAGTATGTGATCGCACCAGAAAATAATATTGAAATCAATAGATTATTGAGTCTGTTGAATTTCATGGCCTCGCTTGAAATTGACAAAGTTCAGGTAATAAGCGTCACCGAACCAACCAGACCTTAA
- a CDS encoding MotA/TolQ/ExbB proton channel family protein — MFAETYFLEDSMSFLEQMGLVGLPLLACAVIVTTIISERFYVLMRYSGVPDDVVEKILQHPMESIVDSMVSFDLKKWKTGFLLMELCEKSHLDQEDREHYLSIKMMKLQRELLRYLPLLKLVASIAPLLGLLGTILGMIQAFDSIATSHGPVSPALIANGISQAMLTTAAGLIIAIPSLIAYSMFHMRINSIIQLLTEQLNALNHHLTHGVRS; from the coding sequence ATGTTTGCTGAAACATATTTCCTTGAGGACAGCATGAGTTTTCTTGAGCAAATGGGTTTGGTTGGTTTGCCATTGCTTGCCTGCGCGGTAATCGTTACCACAATCATTTCAGAACGTTTCTATGTTTTAATGCGTTATTCAGGAGTGCCTGATGACGTTGTTGAAAAAATCCTACAGCACCCCATGGAATCAATTGTCGATAGCATGGTGTCTTTTGATCTTAAAAAATGGAAAACAGGTTTCCTATTAATGGAACTTTGCGAAAAAAGCCATCTGGATCAAGAAGACCGCGAACATTATCTTTCAATCAAGATGATGAAATTGCAACGAGAACTCCTTCGATATCTACCATTGTTGAAACTTGTGGCGTCTATTGCACCACTTTTAGGTCTACTTGGAACCATTCTGGGAATGATCCAGGCCTTTGACAGTATCGCAACGTCACATGGTCCAGTGAGTCCGGCACTGATTGCAAATGGCATATCTCAAGCCATGCTCACAACCGCTGCGGGTTTGATCATTGCTATTCCTTCGTTGATCGCTTATTCAATGTTTCATATGCGGATCAACAGCATCATTCAACTTTTAACAGAGCAATTGAATGCATTGAATCACCATCTGACTCATGGAGTTCGCTCATGA